A stretch of Patagioenas fasciata isolate bPatFas1 chromosome 4, bPatFas1.hap1, whole genome shotgun sequence DNA encodes these proteins:
- the RAP1GDS1 gene encoding rap1 GTPase-GDP dissociation stimulator 1 isoform X6 — MRNPCVDAGLVPPLVQLLNCKDQEILLQTGRALGNICYDSHEGRNAVDHAGGAHIVVDHIRSLCSKTDPASEKLLTVFCGMLMNYSNENDTLQSQLINMGVIPTLVKLLGIHCQNAALTEMCLVAFGNLAELESSKEQFAYTNIAEELVKLFKKQIEHDKKEMIFEVLAPLAENDVIKLQLVEAGLVECLLEIVQKTVDSDREDDIAELKTASDLMVLLLLGDESMQKLFEGGKGSVFQRVLSWIPSNSHQLQLAGALAIANFARNDGNCIHMVDNGIVQILMDLLDRHVEDGNVTVQHAALSALRNLAIPVVNKAKMLSAGVAETVLKFLRSEMPPVQFKLLGTLRMLIDAQAEAAEQLGKNIKLVERLVEWCEAKDHAGVMGESNRLLSALIRHSKSKDVIRTIVQSGGIKHLVTMATSEHVIMQNEALVALALIAALELVTAEKDLENAQLVQILHRLLSDDRSAPEIKYNSMVLICALIGSEPLQKEVQSMAFLEVVSKLRSHENKTVAQQASLTEQRLAVES, encoded by the exons ATGAGGGCAGGAATGCAGTTGACCATGCAGGTGGTGCACATATTGTAGTAGACCACATAAGGTCACTGTGCAGTAAAACAGATCCAGCCAGTGAGAAGCTCTTGACTGTCTTTTGTGGCATGCTGATGAACTATAGCAATGAGAATG ATACCCTGCAGTCGCAGCTTATCAATATGGGTGTTATTCCTACACTAGTGAAATTGTTGGGCATTCATTGCCAAAACGCAGCTCTGACAGAGATGTGCCTTGTTGCATTTGGCAATTTAGCAGAACTTG AGTCAAGTAAAGAGCAGTTTGCCTACACAAACATTGCTGAAGAGCTTGTGAAACTGTTCAAGAAGCAAATAGAACATGATAAAAAAGAAATGATTTTTGAAGTTTTGGCTCCCCTGGCAGAAAATG ATGTCATTAAGCTGCAGCTGGTTGAAGCAGGCTTGGTCGAGTGCTTACTTGAGATCGTTCAGAAGACTGTGGACAGTGACAGAGAGGATGATATTGCAGAGCTTAAAACAGCTTCTGATCTTATGGTTTTATTATTGCTTGGAG ATGAATCCATGCAGAAGTTATTTGAAGGAGGAAAAGGCAGTGTGTTCCAAAGAGTACTTTCATGGATTCCTTCCAATAGCCATCAGCTACAGCTTGCAGGAGCACTGGCTATAGCAAATTTTGCCAGAAATG ACGGAAACTGCATCCATATGGTGGATAATGGCATAGTTCAAATCCTGATGGATCTGCTAGACAGACACGTGGAGGATGGAAATGTAACTGTGCAACACGCTGCACTGAGCGCTCTCAGAAACCTGGCTATTCCTG TTGTAAATAAGGCTAAGATGCTCTCAGCTGGTGTTGCAGAAACTGTATTGAAATTTCTCAGATCGGAGATGCCCCCTGTTCAATTCAAGCTGCTGGGAACATTAAGAATGTTAATAGATGCACAAG cagaagcagctgaacAGCTGGGCAAAAACATCAAACTGGTGGAACGGTTGGTGGAGTGGTGTGAAGCCAAGGACCACGCAGGTGTGATGGGAGAGTCCAACAGACTACTTTCTGCTCTTATAAGACACAGCAAATCAAAA GATGTAATACGGACCATCGTACAGAGCGGTGGCATCAAGCATTTAGTAACCATGGCAACCAGTGAACACGTAATAATGCAAAATGAAGCTCTCGTTGCGCTGGCACTAATAGCGGCTTTAGAGTTAG tCACTGCTGAAAAGGACCTTGAAAATGCTCAGCTTGTTCAGATTCTACACAGACTGCTCTCGGATGACAGGAGTGCTCCAGAAATAAAATACAACTCCATGGTGCTGATCTGCGCCCTTATAGGATCTG AACCTCTTCAGAAGGAAGTGCAGAGCATGGCGTTTCTAGAAGTTGTATCAAAACTCCGCAGCCATGAGAACAAAACTGTTGCCCAGCAGGCCTCGCTAACAGAGCAGAGACTTGCTGTCGAAAGCTGA